The stretch of DNA TTGTTCACCTCCTCAGAAACAGGCTCTATTGCCACTTCTCGAGTCTCTTCCTCTGTCTTCTCTGCTGCAGGCTTCTCTGCCTCAGTCTCCTTGGCTTCCTCTACCACTTCCTTGGTCTCAACTTCAGTTGGAGCTTCAGATTCAGCAGCGGCGGGTTGCTCTGCTGCTGGGGCTTCAGGTGTTGCTTCTTTTGTATCCTCAGTAACTGGTTCTGGGGCAGCAGGTGCTGCCACTGGCTCTTCTGGTGTTGTCTCCTTAGTTGTGGTCACCTCAGTTTTTTCATACTCTGGCAATGTTGTTGGAGCCGATGCTATCTGCAATACCCGATTTACCTTAAATGACAGAGATGAACCAATGCAAAAGTTCTTGAACAACTTTAAAACGACTTCATGCTTTGTATATCAAGCAGTAAAACTCAATTATGCAAAGCTGAACGTAAACAGAAGTTTTGGGACTAATAAGTAATAATACATTGAAAAAAAAGGCAATGACAAAGTAGCCAAGACAAATGTAAGACATGACATTACAACAAAAGTTCTCCATATCGTTCCTCTGTTGTATAACAATCTGATGACTGATGAggttaaaaacaataaaagaaaagccTTGGATTCATCAGATCAATACTCTTTTATCAAGGTTGATGGAACTGATCAGTCAAAAGAGCTAGATTTAGTTTGATACAAAGCGTTACCATAACTCTGATCAGATCGAGTTAGTGCTATACCTAGCACATGTTCATTACGATCTgttgtcacaaaaaaaataaaaaaatctttttttcttcggcaggcaaaagaagaaaagggtaGCCGAAGATGGATGATCCGTCATTTGCGAGGAAGCTAGAGTGTGTGCGGTAAATACcaaaatatttgacatattttcTCTGATCATATATGCTGATCAGGTTGATCAGACATGCAGGAAATCTACCATTGGTCTAAAACAAGAACCCTACTGCAAATACTTCAAACACTGTCAAAGATGGAATCATGGAATGATCTATCAGAAACTGTATGCAAATGGATTCTACGAAAAGCAGacgatatatatatgtatatatataagcaaaagtgaaagtgaaagtagTAGTTGAATATATACCTCAACAGTGGCCATTTGATATACAAAGAGAAGTATAAAAGAAGTTGGAACAGAGAACGGAAGGAGGAAGCGAGAAATATGATCAGTAGTTGATAGCTGAGGTGAGGAGCTGATCCGAGTGAGAGAGCTATATATAGAGGCGTGAGTGCTgtgtaaaaataacaaaagagaTGGAAAGGGAGGGAGTGTGATCAGCGCCAGAAGAATCTTTGCAACGAGACACCTCACTTCAGTACTGACACAAACTAAAGCACATTATAATTAGTAAGTCTAGCTGTGaatgttttcctttcttctttctttctttttttttttctaaagaattcaatgtatatattttcccaaaataaaaaaaaatataaaagttaagaCAACGTCTCGTTTGTGtttataactctttttaactaattttattttatctaatcattacaattttatcaaattttcacacaaaataaaataaataaatcaactttttcaaattctaaaataaaaataatattaaaaaaatatattctaataatattttagaatatattttattaataatattttattcagctttcatttcatttcatctcatcttatctgtaaaaacaaacaacgtcatatgtattatttatacCTTTAAAAAAGTTCCATTAATTGTGAATGCCAAATGGTggagaccatatatatatatatgtatgtgatatcaatatcatatcatgtgaTATCAGTATCATATTTCATGTGTTATGATTTATTTCTTTAGCAATAATACTTTCCATTTTGAAGCTTAATATTTCTACTGATatcataaatttgaaataatcttacatgtcaataacttaaataataatcacttcaaaatgtaatatataaatgtGAACAATAGGGTAGGCACTAGGCAGTGCAATATTACAATCTGCTTTAGAGGCCAAAACAACATCAATAGCCCTCATCATAAAGTAAGTACTGTACCTGTGATGatagtgtttatatatatatatatatatatatatatatatatatatatatttgttatttaaataCCGAATATGCtacaaattttatttgcaatttgAGTACCTGACTCAGGCAAGGCATAAAACCAGCATGGTAAGtccaaatatgaaatattataagagttttgttactcattattttatacactatatttatttttattttatttatgttaaattaattaagttcttctacttattatctatatatcatatacttgttaaggaaaaaaataaaataaaataaaaaaaaatatgtgtggtgtgtgatgtatgaatgatgagtagaatttctcaacattatatatatgaaaaattctacctATGATTCTCACACCACacatcacacataatttttttatttttttttctcttattaaatgtgtgatgtatagatgaaaaatagaagaaattaattagtttagaaagaataaaatgaaaaaaaataaaaatatgtgtgtGGACATAATTCAAGCTCTATattgaatgaataaaaatgtaccaatcaaaatctaaaatacccaaaagaTCGATTTAAGACTTAGGTTGCATTTGAATACTGAGgtaatctcaaaattttatgaatagtaataaaaaaataatgatagaatattaaataataataaataatagataaaaaataaaaaaaaatattattcactgTCCAAACTAATCCTTATTCAAGCAGACCATTAAAcattgatttttggaaaaaaacaaaacaggaGCACCTTTTACTTTAGGAGTTTGCCTTTATTTTTGGGGGGTGTTTCAATTGATTGTTCACCGTTTTTAAGGTTTTCTTTCACTGTCGAAATAGCAAATCACCACTATTTTTTCTTAGAAACCAAACACATTCCATCATGAATGCTATGTAATGGAGATGAACCGAAAAAAAGCCAACAAGCTGCCCTAGGGCGGTGCCCGAGGTGGGACCCTTTACCACCCACTGCGATCATTACTGTCCAGTCGGCCCCgcccaaaatataatatatgatgacGTGGCCTGCTTCTCCGTCCTTGATCCTGACCCTGCCCCATTGCTCCTAGCGTTGGGAACCGCCCCTTTTATAAAAGTCGGAACGCCGTTGGGAGGAGGGCCCACCTGTGGATGCTTTCCAGTTCGTATTCCTCGTGACTCCGGACCTATCTACATCCGTCGGATTTGCCGTGCTGGATCACAGTCAGTCCTAtgattcatttaatattattttcgaAATAATGATACAATGTAATCCTTACTTTAAtcgatttattatttttatcttttaatttaaatacatatattcaaatcttaaagataaaatgataaaattattagatagaAAAATGTGATATAAGATTTTCTGGTGTTTATTAGTGATGtgatacaattttatttataaaatttaaatttgtaatttttttataaattaaatgttgTCTCATCAATAATGTAGAGTATTCATTATCTATATCggtttatgaaaataattttttattttgatatttcaggtctttttttatatgaattttcaaaaatattttctttgaataaaaaaataactttataataaatctttgaattttcttttagatttatataaagatctttataaaaaaaaattattttatacattgaagtgacttaatataatttataaaatgtactttataatataaaaaaattataaactgatAGATAGTTCACAGTAAGTCATGTGAGATGGACACACtcatcaattttatataatttaatgatgaCTATTTTTTCCTTATGATTCAGACATATAAAacgaaaaattattaaaatatatatatatatatatcactaaaCCATTAATTTCAGAGCtgattataattatgaaaaaaaattaaattatgtatttttccaaattaatataaaaaaaatcctcaacaataatactttaatattaataaaaaaaaacttgtaaaaaattatttttaccgAAAGCCTCACAAGGTGGGCTCATTGTATTCTTAAACTGTAAAGTTGGTGGAAAGTTGGACGGTGGAGTGGGGTCCCACCTAGATTATGGACCTCAGCAACGGTCATCGAGTGGTAGAACGCCACGTGTATATAGTCATCGAAAAATGGGAAATTTTAATTCGGATGAGGTCATCGAAGTGGGCctacaaatattttgatgcCTATGTAGGACCCACTGTCCCATGCATAGTCAATACTAATTACTGCTATAATTCTCCGTcccatgattttttgttttaacgTTTCAAATGTTGATGTCTCCCCACGTGTATACACGTAGGATCATGCTGGCCAACCAAGGTATTAATAATTTTCTGCCATGCTTGCTTTGATTCACCACAGTGTACTGTAATTGGTCCCACTCCAATGGCTGCATCTTAGCTTTTATTATGCCAACATGTATTTCTTCTTAATTGCGACTGGTTTGGCAAACATTACTTTTCTCCACTCAATGACTCGTAGatttccctctttctttttaCAACATCAAGAAGACTAAgaagacgtttggattcgaagatgattttagatgagctgagatgagctgagatggattgtgaatagtaatgagatgagttgtgaatagtagtgagatttatgaattaaagttgctgaatagtagtgagataagttgagatgagctgaaatgagttgagatgagttgagatcacttacgaatccaaacgaatccTAAGCATTAAGGTTTCGTGGTTGATTTATTTGGTATTAAAGTCTACCtccataaattttataataaataaataattacaaacaAATAAAGTAAACCGTGACGTTGTCgcaatctcaaaatatattatcaatcCAAATATTATGAAGTTACACTTAAATATATTGAATCAAATTTCGTACAAAAGATGAGGTAGAAAaaagttatcatttttttatcttttttttctcctctcttacTCGTGCCGTACCTATAATGTCTCAATAAAAAGTCTAAATTACATGATCTGTACTTTAAAAAGATTAGTCAATTATACAATTGGAACcatattgaaattttataaaaagtaagaacttttcattttcaagtaatatgagattttattcaCCACCTActattatctttatcatataGGATATCACAATACCCTTACCGtttaatagtttataaattttattgatatgttgCTTAATTTGTCTTGTCAATTGAACTAGCAAGTTCCTGCCATTGTAAAAGGCGTTGCTCATGGAGTGGACCTTCCACTGaatatttcaattatcaatCAAAAGAGCTCAAAATATCCACCACTTTGGAAGCTCGTTTGAGTCGAAATTGCTGCGAGATTTACTAAATCGTTGTAATCATTGCCCACCTCCTTCAATTTTACGTTTTTTGTGACAAAATCGTTTTGTTGAACACCAGACTAGAGAGTTTGATCATC from Juglans regia cultivar Chandler chromosome 4, Walnut 2.0, whole genome shotgun sequence encodes:
- the LOC109007116 gene encoding major latex allergen Hev b 5-like codes for the protein MATVEIASAPTTLPEYEKTEVTTTKETTPEEPVAAPAAPEPVTEDTKEATPEAPAAEQPAAAESEAPTEVETKEVVEEAKETEAEKPAAEKTEEETREVAIEPVSEEVNKVETKVEAAEAAEAPAAPAEAEKTVEEEKPAEAAEETSTEVPVERIE